One stretch of Gemmatimonadota bacterium DNA includes these proteins:
- the dnaN gene encoding DNA polymerase III subunit beta: MKVSIEKEELLKGIQAVIDIVPSKTALPVLSNILIDANNGSDVCLSATDLDISITCKLSATIEDAGATTVPARKFSEIVRELPEESLSLTAEEGRVTLQRQSGAEGTYALMSVPSDDFPDLPTEIDGPEIAFLSDEDEDAQDSSADSNVLSEMISKTIFAVSRDETRPVLTGVLWQVGNGRMTMVATDGHRLVKYSRIQDGLPDNNREAIVPPHALNQVVKLMGGGSDLQKVQLGQSHVLFSLGDEDAIQIFSRLIEGPYVDYEQVIPQNNGKRLRVSNSQLLPAVRRVSILASAQTHQLRLELKKDELALSATSQEIGGEARESVGVEYDEDEMTIGYNSGYLQDVLRRINCDEILFELDSAVAAGIIRPGEQLEGEDYLCLLMPLRLND, from the coding sequence ATGAAAGTATCAATAGAAAAAGAGGAACTCCTCAAAGGTATCCAGGCTGTGATCGATATCGTGCCCTCTAAAACCGCATTGCCTGTATTGTCCAACATCCTGATTGATGCAAACAATGGTAGTGATGTGTGTTTGAGCGCCACAGATCTCGATATATCAATAACATGCAAACTTTCGGCCACCATCGAAGACGCCGGGGCAACAACGGTGCCAGCGCGCAAATTCTCAGAAATTGTGCGCGAGTTGCCCGAAGAATCCCTATCCCTCACTGCCGAAGAAGGTCGTGTAACGCTCCAGCGTCAAAGTGGTGCCGAAGGAACTTATGCCTTGATGTCGGTGCCATCTGACGATTTTCCCGACTTGCCTACGGAGATCGATGGTCCCGAGATCGCGTTTTTATCCGATGAAGATGAGGATGCTCAGGATTCTTCGGCTGATAGCAATGTCCTCAGCGAAATGATTTCTAAGACGATCTTTGCCGTGTCTCGCGATGAAACCCGCCCGGTACTCACAGGGGTGCTCTGGCAGGTTGGCAATGGACGCATGACCATGGTGGCAACAGATGGTCACCGTCTGGTCAAATATTCGCGGATTCAGGATGGGTTACCCGATAACAACAGAGAGGCCATTGTTCCCCCTCATGCTTTGAATCAGGTGGTTAAACTCATGGGGGGAGGATCAGATCTTCAAAAAGTACAACTCGGGCAAAGCCATGTACTTTTTTCATTGGGCGACGAAGACGCCATCCAGATCTTCTCTCGACTAATTGAAGGTCCCTATGTCGATTACGAACAGGTGATTCCCCAAAACAACGGTAAGCGCCTTCGCGTTTCGAACAGCCAATTGCTGCCTGCGGTGCGGCGCGTCTCCATTCTGGCAAGTGCTCAGACCCATCAATTGCGGCTCGAACTCAAAAAGGATGAACTCGCATTATCAGCGACCAGCCAGGAAATAGGAGGCGAAGCACGCGAATCTGTGGGCGTTGAATACGATGAAGATGAAATGACTATTGGATATAATTCCGGCTATCTACAAGACGTGCTCCGGCGCATTAACTGTGACGAAATCCTCTTTGAACTCGACAGTGCTGTTGCCGCGGGAATCATCAGGCCTGGTGAACAACTCGAAGGCGAAGACTATCTATGTCTCCTTATGCCCTTGCGACTCAATGACTGA
- a CDS encoding AAA family ATPase produces the protein MNLRDQQARDKIAEALDRNMMVLAGAGAGKTYALVQRMVNAVQTGVVAVDQLSAITFTRKAAGEMRGRFFSELKSRAKNADGEDLDRIQNALEKVDQCFIGTIHSFCGQLLRERPVEASLPPDFSEVEEREEAVMRREAWDQFVQQSFLSEDPQLVKFEELGLRPEDLYGFFQRRYQFSDVPLVSEPVQKPDLSTAVSQLEAFLQHTGAFIPDPLPGRRDACQTALMRARLFLSNRGIQSDADRIALLHILSGNLGVTLKSWAPNQDFAKHLRDTLLPELQTEILDPTLTRWRQYIYRFAAPFVDDAVAEYAKTRRETGRLTFQDLLELAARLLRDHPEVRRHFQDRYHCLFVDEFQDTDPIQAEILLYLTGENLQETDWRKLTPRPGSLFLVGDGKQSIYRFRRADVETFDLVRNRIDNTNGDIVNLNTNFRSLGRLCDWINAAFEPLFTAHEKPYQAEFAPLFKYRSDDETDAVRRISIDKVYRNSRSQIAEEDAARIANFIATAIEGKTEINGEAANASPGDFLILTRTSGYLSHYAQALEERSIPFEITGGNRLGEADVLHTLTDFLETVYMPDNPLPLLAYLRGDLVGLGDDALYAFKKAGGDFNWTRDLPKGMDRELRRTFEQAYDHLKKALEWLYSLSPDTAIARCVERLGLLPFVRTLPMGETHAGNLIRILSLIREWSAQGMHWGQVVTELRALIDDRDYKIEQMTIPSAQENVVRLMNLHQAKGLQGKIVFLADPYDTSYTRYGPEFHVSRTSDEPFLALPITKPRGPYQREVVAEPAGWEDAQAEETRFLQGEELRLLYVAATRAENLLVVSTYEEKPDHGPWSPLYPHLKNVSELAHGDHSPQPTPETPSTKTLSVEMERKQRDQFWQTVKKESFKVAQVTDDRADVTYTDEGRSAAGKGAAYGTVIHRIFDDAINMRLPADPTPYVAHLLNNAGADAGFLPHALDALQHFRNSEIWAEIQASETVYTEVPFAVSQAENNTSEIIRGVIDLVYRLPGGWKIVDYKTNTVKTDDDVQALCEQTADQVNTYARHWAKFTGETIFAKGLWLTARREFLTI, from the coding sequence ATGAACCTTCGAGATCAACAAGCACGCGATAAAATAGCCGAAGCACTGGATCGCAATATGATGGTACTCGCAGGAGCTGGTGCGGGAAAAACCTATGCGCTGGTGCAGCGGATGGTGAACGCGGTGCAAACAGGTGTCGTAGCCGTAGATCAACTATCCGCCATCACCTTCACGCGCAAAGCAGCAGGTGAAATGCGCGGGCGATTTTTCAGTGAATTAAAATCGCGTGCTAAAAACGCAGACGGTGAGGACCTGGACCGCATTCAAAACGCACTCGAAAAAGTAGATCAATGCTTTATTGGCACCATACACTCATTCTGCGGCCAGTTATTGCGAGAACGACCCGTTGAAGCGAGCCTGCCACCCGACTTTTCAGAAGTCGAAGAACGCGAAGAAGCCGTCATGCGCCGCGAAGCGTGGGATCAATTTGTCCAGCAGAGTTTTCTATCCGAAGACCCGCAACTCGTCAAATTTGAAGAACTGGGTCTGCGCCCGGAAGACCTGTATGGATTTTTTCAAAGACGCTACCAGTTCAGCGATGTACCGCTCGTAAGCGAACCAGTACAAAAACCCGATTTATCGACCGCAGTTTCACAACTTGAAGCCTTTCTGCAACACACAGGAGCCTTTATCCCCGATCCACTCCCCGGCAGACGCGATGCCTGCCAGACGGCTTTGATGCGCGCGCGATTATTCCTGTCGAACCGGGGGATTCAGTCCGACGCGGATCGCATCGCCCTCTTGCACATACTTTCCGGAAACCTCGGTGTCACCCTCAAAAGCTGGGCGCCCAACCAGGATTTTGCAAAACACTTGCGAGACACCTTATTACCCGAACTTCAAACCGAAATACTCGACCCCACCCTCACCAGATGGCGGCAATACATCTACCGGTTCGCTGCCCCCTTTGTCGATGACGCAGTTGCAGAATACGCCAAAACCCGCCGCGAAACCGGACGCCTTACATTTCAAGACCTCCTCGAACTCGCCGCGCGATTACTGCGCGACCACCCCGAAGTGCGCCGCCACTTTCAGGATCGCTATCACTGCCTATTCGTAGATGAATTTCAGGATACCGATCCCATCCAGGCCGAAATATTGCTGTATTTAACCGGCGAAAACCTGCAAGAAACCGATTGGCGCAAACTTACACCCCGCCCGGGCAGCTTATTTTTAGTAGGCGACGGCAAACAATCGATCTATCGCTTTCGCCGCGCGGATGTCGAAACCTTCGACCTCGTCCGCAACCGCATTGACAATACCAATGGCGATATCGTCAACCTGAACACGAACTTTCGCTCACTGGGTCGCCTCTGCGATTGGATCAACGCGGCATTTGAACCCCTGTTCACCGCGCATGAAAAACCCTATCAAGCCGAATTTGCTCCGCTATTCAAATACAGATCCGATGATGAAACAGATGCAGTCCGCCGAATTTCAATCGACAAAGTCTATCGCAACAGCCGAAGCCAGATCGCAGAGGAAGACGCCGCGCGGATTGCAAACTTCATCGCAACAGCCATAGAAGGCAAAACGGAAATTAATGGAGAAGCCGCCAACGCATCGCCGGGCGACTTTCTCATCTTAACGCGCACCTCTGGCTATTTGTCCCATTACGCCCAGGCACTGGAGGAACGCAGCATTCCCTTTGAAATCACGGGAGGCAATCGCCTGGGTGAAGCAGACGTATTGCATACGCTCACAGATTTTTTGGAAACCGTTTATATGCCCGACAATCCGCTACCACTACTCGCCTATTTGCGGGGGGATCTCGTCGGCCTGGGAGATGATGCCCTCTATGCATTCAAAAAAGCAGGTGGTGATTTCAACTGGACACGCGATTTACCCAAAGGAATGGATCGAGAATTGCGCCGAACATTCGAGCAGGCTTATGACCATCTCAAAAAAGCGTTGGAATGGTTATACTCCCTATCGCCAGATACTGCCATAGCGCGCTGTGTAGAAAGACTCGGCCTCCTGCCTTTTGTGCGCACCCTGCCCATGGGAGAAACACACGCTGGCAATCTCATCCGCATATTATCTCTCATCCGCGAATGGAGCGCACAGGGAATGCATTGGGGGCAGGTGGTGACCGAACTGCGCGCCCTCATTGACGACAGAGACTACAAAATTGAACAAATGACCATCCCCTCCGCACAGGAAAACGTCGTGCGATTGATGAACCTGCATCAGGCCAAGGGATTACAGGGCAAAATCGTCTTCCTCGCCGACCCCTATGACACGAGTTACACGCGCTATGGTCCCGAATTTCACGTATCCCGTACCAGCGACGAACCCTTTTTGGCATTGCCCATTACAAAACCCCGCGGACCGTATCAACGCGAGGTTGTCGCCGAGCCTGCGGGTTGGGAAGATGCCCAAGCTGAAGAAACGCGATTTTTGCAAGGCGAAGAACTGCGATTGCTCTACGTAGCAGCAACGCGCGCAGAAAACTTGCTCGTAGTATCCACCTACGAGGAAAAACCCGACCATGGACCGTGGTCGCCGCTCTATCCCCATCTAAAAAACGTGTCCGAACTGGCGCACGGCGACCATTCACCGCAACCCACCCCAGAAACCCCATCAACCAAAACACTGTCTGTAGAAATGGAACGAAAACAAAGAGACCAATTCTGGCAAACTGTGAAAAAAGAATCGTTTAAAGTCGCGCAGGTAACAGATGACCGGGCGGACGTCACATATACGGACGAAGGGCGATCAGCAGCAGGCAAAGGCGCTGCGTATGGCACCGTAATCCACCGGATATTCGACGACGCCATCAACATGCGATTGCCCGCTGATCCCACACCTTATGTCGCGCATCTGCTGAATAATGCAGGTGCAGACGCCGGGTTTCTACCACACGCATTGGACGCATTGCAGCACTTTCGCAACTCGGAGATATGGGCGGAAATACAGGCTTCAGAAACCGTATATACCGAAGTCCCCTTCGCGGTATCGCAAGCGGAGAACAACACCAGCGAAATTATCCGCGGCGTCATCGACCTGGTCTATCGCCTGCCCGGAGGATGGAAAATTGTCGATTACAAAACCAATACGGTCAAAACCGATGACGATGTACAGGCACTGTGTGAACAAACAGCCGACCAGGTGAACACCTATGCCAGACACTGGGCGAAATTCACCGGCGAAACGATTTTTGCAAAGGGCTTGTGGCTGACGGCAAGACGTGAATTTTTAACCATTTAA